The DNA sequence TAATGCTTCGCTAATTTATATTTCACATACTTGCCCGACCCCACCTTTACCAGCATGCCCTTCTCTAGCATCGCGCGCAACAACAACACCGCAGTCGGCTGTGAAACACCGGCGACAGCCTCTACATCTTGGCGCACGATGAAGTCCTGCGCCTTGAACAGGTTTAATACTAGAGCTTCTTTTCGGCTTACAGTCACTGCTGGGTTTGCGGCAGTCGCAACGTCTCTGTAGTTTGTGTTTGGCAAAGTGATTTTGAACGCATTGTCCGTTACCGCAATCTGTGGTTTATCGGGGCACTCGTCGTAGCTCTCCATGATTTTGGGGATGCCTGTTCCATAGGCCTCGATCAAACGCAACCGATAGAAGACATTGGCCAAGTGTTGGTTGCGAAGGATGGAAACCCCTAATCGAATGTCCTCAAGCGAAACACCCTTCACAAGCCCACCTAGCGTCACCATTTCTATGCGGTTGTCGTAGATGCTCATGAGAGTGCTGCCGCTAAACGCATAGTCGCGGTGAACCACGGCATTAAGCAGGGCTTCGCGGATGGCTGCAGGCGGATAGTCCCGTAGGTCAGTCCGCTCAAGACCTTTGAACACGGCCCTCGTCCTGTTGAACTGGTCGATAAAGGCATATGCCTGCTCCACCTGCAGCAACAGGGAGCCCGTAAACTCTCGTCGCTCCCTGAATGTAGTCCTTTTGTTCCCTTCGAACACGGCCAACTTAATCGCATGAGGACATTGTTCTGAGAGCAGTAGGGCGAGATTGGTGTACATACCGTCTTTGCCGATCAGATGCAATGTCTTCTTATGAGACTCCTCGAATGCCACCTCCTTTTTAGCAAAATAAGCGGTAGTTGTATGAAACGTCAATTGCTGATTGAGAGAACGAGCAGCTTCATAGCAGTCTTGGCTTGTCTCTCTATAAGGGCGTGCTGTTCCTCTCCCCACGCTAATGACAACAACATCCGTGTATTCCCGTTTGAACTCAGCTGTCTTGCTTTCAGCCCACATGGCCTCCCCTCCTTGCTAATAATTATTATACCCATTCTAATGATTATTACATCAGAAAGGGTATAGGTCAAGCCCTCTAATTTAGCGCCTTTGCACGGTTAACGTGACCGTCCCCCCGCCAATATCTATGTCTTCGAGGTAGCGTACGTCCCCCCGCTTTCTGACCACAATGCGCCCGGCTAAGGGGTGAATTTGCATGTATTCCGGTACGCCGCTAGCGCGAATACCGGCAAGCATAGCCGCGACACTGACGGGCACAATGCCAACCCGCATGCGCTTAATGTCGAGGACCACGTTTTCGCCTTCCGTGCGCACGGCGAAAGTAACCTGCGGGCGCAAAGTAAGGCGTCCGACCGTAAGGTCGGTGTTGACCGTCGCGGTGTCGGCTGCGAAGCGCACGCTGTTGACGCGCGCAGATACCGCCGCTACATCGACGAACAACTCCTTCGCGCCTTCATTTAGCAGGGCCACCGCCTCGCGCTCGGTAAACACAATTTGCGTATTCCTGTCGCCCATCAGCGCAGCAATAAACGCAGCCAATCGATCTTCGCCTTGTCCCACCGCGGCAATGGTAGAAGTAAAAAGGCTCGTCAAAGCAACAGCCACCGCCAGCACTCTAGTTCCCACCTTGTGCACCTCCTGGCCTTAGTATCGGCAGGACGATGCACCCATACTCAGAAAAGTACTTTCTTAATGCGTTGACCTGTAGGGGTACCAGCCAAACCACCTAAGGCCGTTTCCCGCAGTTCACAGGGCAAGGAGTGGCCGACGCGATACATAGCTTCGACGACTTCATCAAAGGGGATAATACTGGCGACACCGGCAAGCGCCATCTCGGCAGAAATGAGGGCGTTCGCCGCCCCGAGCGCGTTTCTGTGCTCGCAGGGCACTTCAACCAGCCCGGCAATAGGGTCGCAGACTAACCCCAACACGTTCTGTAGGCAAATGGCCGCAGCGTGTAAGGCGGCCGGAGGCGAACCGCCCATCATCTCGACGACCGCCGCGGCAGCCATAGCGGCGGCTGAGCCTGTTTCGGCTTGGCAGCCCCCTTCCGCACCCGACACAGTGGCGTTGCGCGTGATAATAAACCCCACCGCACCGGCCGTCAGCAAGCCTTTTATCAGGGCGGCGTCGTCAAGCGCGAACTCTTCGGCTACAGTCAGTAGGACGCCGGGCACAACGCCGCTTGAACCGGCCGTAGGTGCGGCCACGATTTTGCCCATCGCGGCGTTGACCTCGAGCACGGCCATGGCGCGGCTGATCGCCCTGCTCATCAGCGAACCGCAAACCGACTTTGTCCGTTCGCTGTGTTCCCTTACCTTTTTGGCGTCGCCCCCAATTAAACCGCTGACCGACTTTATGTCTGCCGTCAGGCCCCGCTCTGTGGCCCTCTTCATTATTTCGAGACTAAGCGTAAGCTTCGCCTTGACTTCTGCCTCGCTTAACCCTGTGAGCTCTACTTCCCGCCTAAGCATGACCTCGTGCAGGCCGAGCATGTGCTCGCGGCAAAGTGCCAGGAGCTCTTCCCCCTTTGTAAAGTTCAAGCACTTTCCCCCCTCTAGCTAATGCTCACCAAACAAGCGTTGGTGACGTTTTCGACACGCCGTATAGCCTGCAAAACCTCGTCCCCAATCGCGTTGTCTGTTTCTATAATCATATAGGCCATTTTGCCCCTTTGCTGCCGATACACCCGCATAAAGGCAATGTTAACGCCTTGTTGACCCAAAATAGAAGTGACTTTCCCCACCATGCCGGGCTTATCCGTGTGGGGAATAATTAGCGTTGGGTACTCCCCCGTAAAGGCCAGGCTTACCCCGTCTATCTCGGTTATCTGTATGTTCCCCCCGCCGATTGACGACCCAAGAATAGTCATGGTCTGGTCGTCGGACTTGCGTATGTTTATCCGCACGGTATTGGGATGCTGCTCCGGGCCTAAGTCGGCCGCAGTGAAGCCAAACTCTATACCCTTTTCTTTAGCTAAGCAAAAGGCGTCTCTTAGCCTCTCGTCATCCGGCAGTAGCCCTAAAATACCCCCAAGCAGAGCCTTATCTGTCCCATGGCCACGGTAGGTCTCAGCAAAGGAACCGTGCAGACAGAAGGTTACTTGCTTAATCTCTCCCCGCGCCAGCTTATGTGCGATGTACCCTAGCCTGCAGGCTCCGGCGGTATGCGAACTTGAAGGGCCAATCATGTTCGGCCCTAAAATATCAAATAGGCTGTATTCCTTCATGTAGCTACCCCTTCCCGCTACGCAATTCGCTACATGCTCATGATACCAGAAACACGCAGGCTATAGGGAGCCTACTTCGACGGCGGTTTCCCTGTGTAGATTGTACGCTTCTTTCAACAGGGCGTAGGCCACGTGAGAGTCGTTATGCCGCTCCATTAGGGATGCCCCGTAGGCCATCACTTCCGCCGCG is a window from the Selenomonadales bacterium genome containing:
- the sdaAB gene encoding L-serine ammonia-lyase, iron-sulfur-dependent subunit beta, translating into MKEYSLFDILGPNMIGPSSSHTAGACRLGYIAHKLARGEIKQVTFCLHGSFAETYRGHGTDKALLGGILGLLPDDERLRDAFCLAKEKGIEFGFTAADLGPEQHPNTVRINIRKSDDQTMTILGSSIGGGNIQITEIDGVSLAFTGEYPTLIIPHTDKPGMVGKVTSILGQQGVNIAFMRVYRQQRGKMAYMIIETDNAIGDEVLQAIRRVENVTNACLVSIS
- the sdaAA gene encoding L-serine ammonia-lyase, iron-sulfur-dependent, subunit alpha; the protein is MLGLHEVMLRREVELTGLSEAEVKAKLTLSLEIMKRATERGLTADIKSVSGLIGGDAKKVREHSERTKSVCGSLMSRAISRAMAVLEVNAAMGKIVAAPTAGSSGVVPGVLLTVAEEFALDDAALIKGLLTAGAVGFIITRNATVSGAEGGCQAETGSAAAMAAAAVVEMMGGSPPAALHAAAICLQNVLGLVCDPIAGLVEVPCEHRNALGAANALISAEMALAGVASIIPFDEVVEAMYRVGHSLPCELRETALGGLAGTPTGQRIKKVLF